A segment of the Bacteroidales bacterium genome:
CAAAGAACAAAGAAAAGCAGCCACCGACTTTCGAAAATTTTTGCTCGAAGACGGATTTATTATGCTACAATTCAGTGTCTATTCCCGTCATTGTGGAAGTCCTGACAAAGCTCAGGTCCACATCAACCGTGTTTTCCAAAATCTACCACCCCAAGGCTCGGTACTCATTTATAAAATCACCGACAAACAATTTAGTGAAGCTATTTATTTCAGAAATGCCGAAAAGA
Coding sequences within it:
- the cas2 gene encoding CRISPR-associated endonuclease Cas2; the protein is MKSSRLSEYRIMWVMCCFDLPVTTKEQRKAATDFRKFLLEDGFIMLQFSVYSRHCGSPDKAQVHINRVFQNLPPQGSVLIYKITDKQFSEAIYFRNAEKKKPPEGTRQLVLF